The Apodemus sylvaticus chromosome 5, mApoSyl1.1, whole genome shotgun sequence genome has a segment encoding these proteins:
- the Thbd gene encoding thrombomodulin: MLGVFFLGVLASAGLGNSAIAELQPKGSQCVEHECFALFQGPVTFFDASQACQRLQGQLMTVRSSVAADVISLLLSVSSMDARPWIGLQLPQGCGDPVHLGPLRGFQWVTGDNRTSYSRWARPNDQSAPLCGPLCVTVSTATEAAPGEPAWEEKPCETETQGFLCEFYFNASCRPLTVKTRDPEATHISSTYNTPFGVSGADFQTLPVGSSAAVEPLGLELECRAPPGTSEGHWTREATGAWNCSVENGGCEYLCNRSRNVPRCLCPSDMDLQANGRSCAKPVVQSCNELCEHFCVSNAEVPGSYSCMCETGYQLAADGHRCEDVDDCMQGPNPCPQLCVNTKGGFECFCYEGYELVDGECVELLDPCFGSNCEYQCQPLSATEYRCICAEGFAPKPDEPHKCEMFCNETSCPADCDPNSPSFCQCPEGFILDEGFICTDIDECSQDECLTNECRNLPGSYECICGPDTALAGQISKDCDPIPKKGTEDEGSGEPPVNPTSVSPTGPPSARPVHSGVLIGISIASLSLVVALLALLCHLRKKQGAARAELEYKCASSAKEVVLQHVRTDRTLQKF, from the coding sequence ATGCTTGGGGTTTTCTTTCTGGGTGTGCTGGCTTCAGCTGGCCTGGGGAACTCCGCGATAGCCGAGCTTCAGCCCAAAGGCAGTCAATGCGTGGAGCACGAGTGCTTCGCGCTTTTCCAGGGCCCCGTGACTTTCTTCGATGCCAGCCAGGCCTGCCAGCGCCTGCAAGGACAGTTGATGACAGTGCGCTCCTCGGTGGCTGCCGATGTCATCTCCCTTCTGCTGAGCGTCAGTAGTATGGACGCTCGACCCTGGATCGGTTTACAGCTCCCGCAGGGCTGTGGCGACCCGGTGCATCTCGGGCCCCTGCGCGGCTTCCAGTGGGTTACCGGCGATAACCGCACCAGTTACAGCAGGTGGGCGCGGCCCAACGACCAGTCCGCTCCACTCTGCGGCCCCCTGTGCGTCACGGTCTCAACAGCAACAGAAGCTGCACCCGGCGAGCCGGCCTGGGAAGAGAAGCCGTGCGAGACCGAGACCCAGGGTTTCCTCTGCGAGTTTTACTTCAACGCTTCCTGCAGGCCTCTGACGGTGAAGACCCGAGATCCTGAGGCTACCCACATCTCTAGTACCTACAACACCCCGTTCGGGGTCAGTGGTGCAGACTTTCAGACGCTGCCGGTAGGCAGTTCCGCTGCGGTGGAGCCCCTTGGCTTGGAGCTGGAGTGCAGGGCCCCGCCCGGAACTTCAGAGGGACACTGGACTCGGGAAGCGACAGGAGCCTGGAACTGCAGCGTGGAGAATGGTGGCTGTGAGTACTTGTGTAACAGGAGCAGGAACGTACCCAGATGCCTCTGCCCCAGCGACATGGACCTGCAGGCCAATGGACGTTCGTGCGCAAAACCTGTGGTTCAATCGTGCAACGAACTCTGCGAGCATTTTTGCGTCAGCAACGCTGAAGTGCCAGGCTCTTACTCGTGTATGTGCGAGACAGGCTACCAGTTGGCAGCAGACGGACACCGGTGTGAGGACGTGGATGACTGTATGCAGGGGCCCAATCCATGCCCGCAGCTCTGTGTTAACACCAAGGGCGGTTTCGAATGCTTCTGCTATGAAGGCTACGAGTTGGTGGATGGAGAATGCGTGGAGCTCCTGGATCCGTGTTTCGGATCTAATTGCGAGTATCAGTGCCAGCCATTGAGCGCCACAGAGTACCGTTGCATCTGTGCTGAGGGCTTCGCACCTAAGCCGGATGAACCGCACAAGTGCGAAATGTTCTGCAATGAAACGTCGTGCCCAGCAGACTGTGACCCTAACTCCCCTAGCTTTTGCCAATGCCCCGAAGGCTTCATCTTGGACGAGGGTTTCATATGCACGGACATTGACGAGTGCAGTCAAGACGAATGCCTCACCAATGAATGTCGAAACCTTCCTGGCTCCTACGAGTGCATCTGCGGACCTGACACAGCCCTCGCTGGCCAGATTAGCAAGGACTGTGACCCCATCCCTAAGAAAGGCACCGAGGATGAGGGCTCTGGGGAGCCTCCGGTCAACCCCACGTCAGTCTCTCCGACAGGCCCCCCTTCTGCAAGGCCTGTGCACTCTGGTGTGCTCATTGGCATCTCCATTGCCAGCCTGTCCCTGGTGGTGGCGCTTTTGGCGCTTCTCTGTCACCTGCGCAA